From Methanocella paludicola SANAE, a single genomic window includes:
- the rbr gene encoding rubrerythrin, with protein MTQTIENLTKAFIGESMARNRYTFYASTAREEGYEQIAAIFQLTADNENEHAEWLMKMINQLKAKSTDDYGEIHVEAAAPTVWGTTVENLKAAIAGETYEYTTMYPEFARVAKAEGYKDIAGRLLSIANAEEHHGGRYARILKEVEAGTFFKKPQEVAWVCRKCGYVHFGREPPAKCPSCDHEKSYYELLNEVY; from the coding sequence ATGACGCAGACCATTGAGAACCTGACGAAAGCCTTTATCGGCGAAAGCATGGCAAGGAACCGCTACACGTTCTACGCGAGCACCGCCCGCGAGGAAGGGTACGAGCAGATCGCCGCGATCTTCCAGCTCACGGCGGACAACGAGAACGAGCACGCCGAGTGGCTGATGAAGATGATCAACCAGCTGAAGGCGAAGTCGACTGACGATTACGGCGAGATCCACGTCGAGGCGGCCGCGCCCACCGTATGGGGCACCACCGTGGAGAACCTGAAGGCCGCCATAGCCGGCGAAACGTACGAGTACACGACCATGTACCCGGAGTTCGCCCGCGTCGCCAAAGCCGAGGGCTACAAGGACATTGCCGGGCGCTTACTGTCGATCGCGAATGCGGAAGAGCACCACGGCGGCCGGTACGCCAGAATACTCAAGGAAGTAGAGGCGGGCACGTTTTTCAAGAAGCCGCAGGAAGTAGCCTGGGTATGCAGGAAGTGCGGATACGTGCACTTCGGCAGGGAGCCCCCGGCGAAGTGCCCGTCGTGCGATCATGAGAAGTCATACTACGAGCTGTTGAACGAGGTTTATTAA
- a CDS encoding V4R domain-containing protein yields the protein MKQKKGRDERAAELFATEGGIRAVDSPVRMSILSMLLEKEMRFDEIVEASGRAKSTISVHLKSLADDGIVSSRADPADARKKIFFIDSSYLGGLSRRKKLKKDMTEYISKYAMSSGDPFAFFRLMFRTIRVALLDEGIDLDPVLHEAGASVGEALYPRVADPDLGRLLANLAKFWEAQKLGRLDVRSVEPLDIVICDCFECQDLPYLGRPACAFDSGIFETIFTKYYNSPAKVKETKCYAMGDGRCEFIIE from the coding sequence ATGAAGCAAAAAAAGGGCCGCGATGAGCGGGCGGCGGAGCTCTTTGCCACCGAGGGCGGAATACGGGCTGTCGACAGCCCCGTCCGCATGAGCATCCTCTCCATGCTCCTGGAGAAAGAGATGAGATTCGACGAGATCGTCGAGGCCTCGGGCAGGGCTAAATCGACCATATCCGTACACCTGAAGAGCCTTGCCGACGACGGCATCGTATCATCGCGCGCCGACCCCGCAGACGCCCGTAAAAAGATCTTTTTCATCGATTCCAGCTACCTAGGCGGCCTGTCCCGGCGGAAAAAGCTGAAAAAGGACATGACGGAGTACATATCTAAATATGCCATGTCGTCCGGCGACCCGTTCGCTTTCTTCCGGCTCATGTTCCGCACCATACGCGTGGCCCTCCTCGACGAGGGCATCGACCTGGACCCCGTACTCCACGAGGCCGGCGCCAGCGTTGGCGAGGCGCTCTACCCTCGTGTCGCCGACCCGGACCTGGGCCGGCTGCTGGCAAACCTGGCGAAATTCTGGGAGGCGCAGAAGCTGGGACGCCTGGATGTCAGGAGCGTGGAACCCCTCGATATCGTCATCTGCGACTGCTTCGAATGCCAGGACCTGCCGTATCTCGGGAGGCCGGCGTGCGCCTTCGACTCGGGCATCTTCGAGACCATCTTCACTAAATACTATAACAGCCCGGCGAAGGTAAAGGAGACGAAGTGCTACGCCATGGGCGACGGGCGGTGTGAGTTCATCATTGAATAA
- the ala gene encoding alanine dehydrogenase: MVRLLSDTDIKRLVTMNDIVPAVENVFAEYAEGRVEMPSKIYLDIKGYGDFRAMPSYVPSIGTAGVKWVNVHPDNPSKGLPTVMATILLNDPETGRLICVMNGSTLTDERTGAAGGVAAKYLARKDSSVVGLIGSGHQAYTQMLAYNVVFGRQIKLVKVYSRHPEHAEALAGRIRAEMGYDAQAVMTAQEAADSDIIATITPARRPVLIADWVKPGTHINAIGADAPGKQELESMLTVKARVFVDSVEQASHSGEINVPWSQGLLNKDKLAGTIGEVIVGMMPGRTSDREITVFDSTGLSIQDMAVAHLVYERALKEHIGTDVNI; the protein is encoded by the coding sequence ATGGTCAGGCTATTGTCGGATACGGACATAAAACGGCTAGTCACGATGAACGATATCGTCCCCGCGGTGGAGAACGTTTTCGCGGAGTACGCCGAAGGCAGAGTGGAGATGCCCAGTAAGATATACCTCGACATAAAGGGCTACGGGGACTTTCGCGCCATGCCATCCTACGTGCCGTCCATAGGCACGGCAGGTGTAAAATGGGTCAACGTGCACCCCGATAACCCTTCAAAAGGCCTCCCAACGGTCATGGCGACCATACTCCTGAACGATCCTGAGACAGGCAGGCTCATTTGCGTGATGAACGGCTCCACGCTCACTGACGAGCGCACCGGCGCTGCTGGAGGAGTTGCGGCGAAGTACCTCGCCCGCAAGGACTCTTCGGTGGTCGGCCTCATTGGGAGCGGCCACCAGGCCTATACGCAGATGCTCGCCTACAACGTGGTGTTCGGGCGGCAGATCAAGCTCGTCAAGGTCTACAGCCGCCACCCCGAGCACGCCGAGGCGTTAGCGGGGCGCATCAGGGCGGAGATGGGGTACGATGCGCAGGCGGTAATGACAGCCCAGGAGGCGGCGGACTCTGACATTATCGCTACCATTACGCCCGCCCGCAGGCCGGTGCTCATCGCCGACTGGGTGAAGCCCGGCACGCACATCAACGCCATCGGGGCGGACGCCCCGGGCAAGCAGGAGCTCGAGTCCATGCTGACCGTCAAGGCCAGGGTCTTCGTCGATTCCGTCGAGCAGGCCTCCCATAGTGGCGAGATCAACGTCCCCTGGAGCCAGGGCCTCCTGAATAAAGATAAACTGGCCGGCACTATAGGCGAAGTGATCGTGGGCATGATGCCCGGCAGAACGAGCGACAGGGAGATCACCGTCTTCGACTCCACGGGCCTGAGCATCCAGGACATGGCCGTGGCCCACCTCGTCTACGAGCGCGCCCTTAAGGAGCACATCGGCACCGACGTCAACATCTAA
- a CDS encoding double zinc ribbon domain-containing protein, with protein sequence MVRKALVACILSIIIAVFLLLACTPVQAELVKKVFVTCENNGEVWTVDPYMVNQSTKTIVGSQPKDLAVDSSGKYAYVLNYGDNDISVVDLAGGTVVRTIDLEETIPDYHPFRIVADPQRNYAYVAANLTGNPDDCVIFVINMNTGLVSKTIESEKYNQGSGGVRAIAVTYFGGTPYLFITHYYDNELVIYNLNTYSEIGSVNIFHHNGGGDYEVFNTTDVAFSANGQFVYVAHKNNVSMFNTDLLIGLAGSGIIYVTGHTISTSGVAGEVNRLLPDNTSTGVYLSCAPNSIAIADATLSRISVTIPVSYGPKEMAFDNNTLYVCDSDSSISVVDLSRQVEIGRIKVGSMPSGIVVQTVDVPVPVPSPSPTPLPVTTVNVTVDPNPIIAGSDAQVKVTVMNGTTPLKNSFVRVISTGGTVRSSSGTTTSDGVFLTNFTSSSSGRFDLTISANTSGYLDQSSSAVIVVNPAGAKMLSLNVTAEPKELTSGSEASIAVKVTDNGAPVSDATVSFISTGGKVTRLLPTTASDGTCYAKFTSNASGSFVLTVTANKSDYGTATANTIITVAPAAVNVLTMNVTVSPQPVVIGNESVITVTVMNGTQPVNGARVDLTSTFGAVTPLSGLTTSDGKFLAKFKPGSPGFGFLTASVNATGYERATSSTAIEAASAAPKKLYINMTIDPKPVDVNEGATVAISVTDGVKPLSDARINVTCTGGSIVPAYGKTDSDGKYNAKFIPDDAGTYTIAVVATATGFEQASSNAMVDATESLVLSDFVFWIALIIVILAILIIAIVWFLRKWLRKSLSIVPKKTRIPADGVTKVPVRVQYVNGFGMPSRMRSDVEVELEATSGTIKSVTLPSRRDYIDTDLTASKEFGTVTITAKSARDVASAEVLYVVDNGSLEVTVAPDSIPADGKSSASITVKVKDGKGNYVKPLEDTVIEFNTSLGDAVSSVYMPAGDQSANATIFSGDMTGISVVTASMGNLRGEAKIEFRGLPKRFCMNCGSPMTLDAQSCPACGKNPPSGVDTKQCMTCGTVIPEQAQFCHKCGAMQNVRVKVPPVGGLN encoded by the coding sequence ATGGTTCGAAAAGCGTTAGTTGCCTGTATCTTATCTATAATAATCGCTGTATTTTTGTTACTTGCATGTACTCCGGTACAGGCAGAGCTCGTAAAAAAGGTATTCGTCACCTGTGAGAACAACGGCGAGGTCTGGACTGTCGATCCGTACATGGTAAACCAGTCCACGAAGACCATCGTCGGCAGTCAGCCGAAGGACCTGGCCGTCGATTCCAGCGGCAAGTACGCATACGTGCTGAACTACGGGGACAACGATATATCTGTGGTAGATCTCGCCGGCGGCACCGTGGTAAGAACGATCGACCTTGAGGAAACTATCCCGGATTATCATCCTTTCAGGATCGTTGCGGATCCGCAGAGGAACTACGCCTACGTGGCCGCCAATCTTACCGGTAACCCCGACGACTGTGTCATCTTCGTCATCAACATGAACACGGGGCTGGTGAGCAAAACCATCGAATCGGAGAAATATAACCAGGGCAGCGGCGGCGTCCGCGCGATCGCGGTAACATATTTCGGCGGCACCCCGTACCTGTTCATAACGCATTATTACGATAACGAGCTGGTCATCTATAACCTCAACACGTACAGCGAGATCGGGTCAGTGAATATATTCCATCACAACGGAGGCGGCGATTATGAGGTATTCAACACGACAGACGTCGCCTTCTCTGCCAACGGCCAGTTCGTGTACGTGGCCCATAAGAATAACGTTTCGATGTTCAACACCGACCTGCTCATAGGCCTGGCGGGGTCGGGAATAATATATGTCACCGGCCACACGATATCCACCAGCGGCGTCGCCGGCGAGGTGAATCGGCTCCTGCCGGACAACACGAGCACCGGCGTGTACCTTTCATGCGCTCCCAATTCTATCGCTATCGCAGACGCGACGCTGTCCCGCATAAGCGTCACGATACCCGTCAGCTATGGCCCCAAAGAAATGGCTTTCGATAACAATACGCTATATGTGTGCGACTCGGATAGCTCCATATCGGTCGTAGACCTGTCGAGGCAGGTAGAGATAGGCAGGATCAAGGTGGGGAGCATGCCCTCCGGCATCGTGGTGCAGACCGTCGACGTGCCCGTGCCTGTGCCATCGCCGTCGCCCACGCCGCTTCCCGTGACGACGGTGAACGTGACCGTGGACCCTAACCCGATCATAGCTGGCTCCGATGCGCAGGTAAAGGTCACGGTGATGAACGGCACCACGCCCCTGAAGAACTCTTTCGTACGCGTCATAAGCACCGGCGGGACAGTAAGGAGCTCCAGCGGCACCACCACTTCGGACGGCGTCTTCCTGACGAACTTCACGTCGTCGTCCTCCGGCAGGTTCGACCTGACGATAAGCGCGAACACGTCAGGGTACCTGGACCAGTCCTCGAGCGCCGTGATCGTGGTCAATCCGGCCGGCGCAAAAATGCTGTCCCTTAATGTAACCGCCGAGCCTAAAGAGCTGACCTCGGGCTCCGAGGCGTCCATCGCGGTCAAGGTCACGGATAATGGCGCCCCGGTAAGCGATGCCACGGTCAGCTTCATCAGCACGGGCGGCAAGGTCACAAGGCTGTTACCCACGACGGCCTCGGACGGCACATGCTATGCGAAGTTCACGTCAAACGCCTCGGGCTCGTTCGTGCTCACCGTCACGGCCAACAAGTCAGACTACGGGACCGCGACGGCCAACACGATAATAACCGTGGCCCCGGCAGCCGTGAACGTGCTGACCATGAACGTAACGGTATCGCCCCAGCCGGTCGTCATCGGCAACGAGTCGGTCATCACCGTCACCGTCATGAACGGCACGCAGCCCGTCAACGGCGCGCGGGTGGACCTGACGAGCACGTTCGGCGCGGTCACGCCCCTTTCCGGACTGACGACGTCCGACGGCAAGTTCCTGGCGAAGTTCAAGCCCGGCAGCCCGGGCTTCGGCTTTTTGACGGCCAGCGTGAACGCCACGGGCTACGAGAGGGCGACGAGCAGCACGGCGATCGAGGCCGCGAGCGCCGCGCCGAAGAAGCTTTACATTAATATGACCATCGACCCGAAGCCCGTCGACGTGAACGAGGGGGCTACGGTCGCCATTTCGGTCACGGACGGCGTAAAGCCGCTGAGCGACGCGCGCATCAACGTCACGTGCACCGGGGGCAGCATCGTGCCCGCATACGGCAAGACAGACTCGGACGGCAAGTACAACGCGAAGTTCATACCGGACGACGCCGGCACCTACACCATCGCGGTCGTGGCCACGGCCACCGGGTTCGAGCAGGCGAGCTCCAACGCCATGGTCGACGCGACCGAGAGCCTCGTGCTTAGCGATTTCGTGTTCTGGATCGCCTTGATCATCGTAATACTGGCGATCCTTATCATCGCCATCGTGTGGTTCCTGCGGAAGTGGCTGCGGAAGTCGCTCAGCATCGTGCCGAAGAAGACGAGGATACCGGCGGACGGCGTCACGAAGGTGCCCGTCAGGGTGCAGTACGTGAACGGGTTCGGCATGCCGAGCAGGATGCGCAGCGACGTGGAAGTGGAGCTCGAGGCGACCTCGGGCACCATCAAGAGCGTCACGCTGCCGTCAAGGAGGGACTACATCGACACTGACCTAACCGCCTCCAAAGAGTTCGGCACGGTCACGATCACCGCGAAGTCAGCCCGGGATGTAGCATCGGCAGAAGTCCTATACGTAGTAGATAACGGCTCCCTCGAAGTTACGGTGGCCCCGGACTCGATACCGGCGGACGGGAAGTCTTCCGCCTCCATCACGGTCAAAGTGAAGGACGGAAAGGGCAACTACGTGAAGCCTCTTGAGGACACGGTAATCGAGTTCAACACATCGCTGGGTGACGCCGTGAGCTCCGTCTACATGCCCGCAGGCGACCAGTCTGCGAACGCCACCATCTTTTCGGGCGACATGACAGGCATATCGGTCGTGACCGCGTCCATGGGCAACCTCAGGGGAGAGGCCAAGATCGAGTTCCGAGGCCTGCCCAAGCGGTTCTGCATGAACTGCGGCTCCCCGATGACCCTCGACGCCCAGTCCTGCCCGGCCTGCGGCAAGAACCCGCCGTCCGGCGTGGACACCAAGCAGTGCATGACCTGCGGTACCGTCATTCCCGAGCAGGCCCAGTTCTGCCACAAGTGCGGGGCCATGCAGAACGTCCGCGTAAAAGTGCCGCCCGTCGGAGGGCTCAATTGA